Proteins from one Porites lutea chromosome 3, jaPorLute2.1, whole genome shotgun sequence genomic window:
- the LOC140931580 gene encoding uncharacterized protein, with amino-acid sequence MYKYFTTKNTLTYINVLPQLVSSYNNTYHRSIKIKPSEVTKANKTKVWDTLYGNDVEKRVRFKFQVGDRVRISKVKRMFEKSYLPNFTEEMFTVYKRMARQVPVYKLKDDAGEILNGTFYEPELQKIIKNDDVYCVEKILRKRKRKGIVEYFVKWKGYPDKFNSWIAESNISKL; translated from the coding sequence atGTACAAATATTTCACAACTAAAAACACTCTCACCTATATCAATGTACTACCCCAACTAGTATCCTCTTACAATAACACTTACCACCGAAGTATTAAAATAAAACCGAGTGAGGTGACTAAAGCGAATAAAACTAAAGTGTGGGATACTTTGTATGGTAATGACGTTGAAAAGCGTGTGCGTTTTAAATTTCAAGTGGGAGATCGTGTTAGGATCAGCAAAGTGAAGCgaatgtttgaaaaatcttaCCTGCCTAATTTCACGGAAGAAATGTTTACTGTGTACAAACGAATGGCGCGTCAAGTACCCGTTTACAAACTAAAGGATGATGCAGGTGAAATCTTAAATGGAACGTTTTATGAACCcgaattacagaaaataattAAGAACGATGATGTGTACTGCGTTGAAAAGATTTTGCGCAAGCGAAAGCGTAAAGGAATAGTTGAATACTTTGTAAAATGGAAAGGGTACCCAGACAAGTTTAATAGCTGGATAGCAGAAAGTAATATCTCAAAGTTGTGA